AACTAGTTTTTTTATTACCTAGGATTATATACTTTAAATTAAGGGCAGCCAGTGGTTGTCTTAGTTTTATCACCAAAATTCCCCACAAATGTGAATGATTCACATTTGCTTGAGCGGAGCTTACTAGTAACATTATAAAGCTTCATACTATACCCCTTACCGCCATCAACAATGGTTGTTTTATTGTCTGCATTATAATCAAACATTTCATCTTTTAACGTGCCTGTTATATGCCTATTACCGCCAAGTATACTATTATAGTTTGTTACCTTATCTGCTGACAGGGTAAGATTTGTGCCACTACTAATTTTAGCTTGAATACCTTTATTTACCACCTGCGTTTCATAGGTTGTTTTATCATATTCAAAAGCATAATAGTCAAAATACGACCCCTCTCCTGCTACATTTAGCTTCTTTATCTTGCCGATTCCGGGCACTTCCGAGGCGGTTGCTGATGTATAGACTTTTGTACGCCCCTCATCCAAGGACCAATCTTTGACAGTTTGGGTTCCAAGGAACGTCTCTTCTGTTTTGAACGTATCATTAATGTTGTTAATTTCCTTCGCCGTAATCGTCACATTACCTTTTGCTTCTATCGTGGCTGAATGGTTATTGACTGCATTCGCTTTACCTGTCGCATTGCCTTGATTATTAAGGCTCTTACCTATATTTAAAGCTCCGCCACTATATATTAAACCGCCAACGTTATTATTAAGGGTTGTTAGCGCAAGATTCATCGTATCAGCTGATTTGATTCTACCACTGTTGTTAATGGCTTGCTGGCTAGCTATGTTAATATTTTTAGCACTAATCTCGCCTTTATTATTAATTGTTTGTGAGCTACTTAAATTAATATCTTTATCCTTGGCTTCAATGCGACCCGTATTATTAAATAGACCATCGACTGTAATGTTTAAATCACTATAACCAAAAGAATTATCAATCAATCCTGCATTATTTACGCTAGAGCCTTGCAAAGTTACATTATTATCAGCAGTGATAGAGCCTTGGTTATTAATCGCTTGTTGACTGACTAAATTAACATTTTTGCCATAAATTTTGCCAAAATTATCAATTGATTGCGAACTAATTAAATTGAATTCCCCGTATCCCCCCCAAATACTACCAGTATTGGTAAATTTGCCATCGATAATAATGTCATGAAAATCGTCTTCATTAACAATTCCTTTCGAACCAGTAAGATTAATTCCGGACGGGCTATAATTACTCAAAGAATCGAACCTCGCAATAGCAAAATTGCCCGCACTGAGCTTTCCACTGTTACTAATGGCTTGCTGACTGGCTAAATAGATATTTCCGCTATAAATTACCCCTTCATTTTCAATTCCTTTTTGGCCATTAAAGTTCACGTTGGCCTCAGGATCACCAGATATGCTAGATAAAAATCCTGTTTTAGTGTTAACAATTTTACCATCAGCAATAACATTTACATTATCTGCATAGATTGAACTGGTATTATATACATCCTTGGCTTGCAAGGTAAGGTTATTAAGACTAGAAATCAAATAGTTATTATTAATAGTTTGCTGGCTAACAAGGGTAACATTTCCACCATAAATACCGCCTTCATTATCAATACCTTGAGAGCCGTTAATATTAATATTAAGATTTAAACCTTCTCCTGAATCGTAGTTGTACTCATTACCGATAGAGCCGCTATTAATATTGGTGATTTTACCATCAGCTGTAATCGAGACAGTGTTAAAGGTATCATAGGTACTAGCACGAGCTATCTTGCCTGCATTATACACACCCACGCCTGTTTCAGTGCTCATCAGTATGATTTTATTAGCATACATCCCCCCTAAAGCGGCAACGTCAATGGCTAACTCGGGTTTAGCATCATTACTTTCCAGTTTTTCGATTTTTTGCAAATCCTGACTGACTTTGTTTTTACCGGCAATAACCGTTAAGTCATTCGCGTGCATTTTGCCATTAATGCTTACCGCCCGGGCAATTAAGTCCGTATAATCTTGTTCACGGCTATCGAACTCACCATTAATAGTAATATTACCTTGTTCAACCTGATACCCTACTAACTTGCCGTCTTCACCAATAATTGCGCTACCGGTAGTAAGCGTTGCTCTATCGGCATTAATAAAGCCACAGCCATTACAGGTAATACCCGCTGCGTTAGCGATGACCACTTGGGCTTTTTGCCCGGCGACTTCGATTTTACCGTTCAGTTGGCTAGCATTAGCTGAGTTAATTTCATTTAAAATAACCTTAGCGCCGCCAGAGTGAGCTAAGTTGCTATTACCGGCAATATTGCCACCTAGCTGAGTGTTTGATGACTGCGCGCTGTTATTTAAAATTACGCCGTCTCGTGATACATCAAATTGGTTGTATTTATTGTGTGAAACGCCTGCTTTATTGGCTTCTTGAATATTGACTACCGTTGGGCCATTGGGACGCTCGATAATGGTCGGGCGCTGTGACTGTGCAGCGCTGTTATCACTGATGATGGTGCTCGCCTGACTGTGGGTTACGATACTCACCATACCGAGAGCCACAAAGGTTAAGAAGCTCAGTGGTTTTAATGCTGCAGTCACTTTACTATGGCTAGCGGTGCTGGTGGCTTTTTGGCTGCTGCGCCCTTCACCTTGGTGACGCTTAACGATTTCCGCTACCACCATCATGATGCCGCGCGCTTTGTTAAAAATAATACGATAAAAATGTTTATTCATAATTGATTCCGTTTGTATCTGTGTTTATTCGTGTAACTATTTACACTAAATTTGTCACCTAATAACTCCAACTTACATTAAACCCAAGGGTGACATCATTGGTTTTAAATCCTTTTGGTTTATAAATCGGCACGCCAGCAAAGCCATCATACGCAATGCCAAACACACTGCCCCGTAGCCCAATCGCACTACCGGCTAGCTTTTTACCTAATTGATATTGAGTGTTCTCGCCGGATATCTCACCGTAATCGAGACCTAAATAGAGTTCATTATTCAGTGGCGTACCCCAAGAGACTTCATTACGCACATACCAGCCATTATCGGCGGTTAAACTACGCTCACCATCAAAGCCCCTGACCGTCCAGCGTCCACCGATTGAAAAACGCTCCGGCGGCGTTAACGCGCCCCCTCTCGTAAATTGGCTTTGATAATCGAGGTTATAACGAAAGCGCTGTTGCCCAACAGTGAACGGCATATTGATAAATAGATTTAGATTGAAAATATCAGATAACGCCGTGGCGTAACCGCTGTGCTCCTCTGGCGCTTGATGCGCACCAAACCAGCGCACGCCTTTTTTATAACTGGCGCCCATATATAAGGTCAGTGCATTAAAGTAATGACGGTGATTAATCCCCAGTAACCAACTGGTGGTTTTACGCTGTTGCACTTCGATTTCAGTATCTTCCACGTAGTTATGCGATTCCCTAAAGTTAAGCCCATAACTTAAGGTGGTTTTTTGAGTGGCATTACGGTGAATAACGCGGCTAAGTTGCACATTGGTATTGCGGCTACGACCACTGTATTGATAATCGGGTCGGCCGGCGATATTTTGATGATAGTTGTTATTGCTCAGTGAGGTGTTTAAGGTCCAATAGCCGATTGGCACCGAGTAGGAAAACAGGTAGTTTTTTGAGCCATACTTGCTGTCACCTTCTAAATCATGGCCACCCGAGACGTAAAACGAATCACTGATCCCCAGTGGATTATCAACATAAAGCGTCAATCCCCCTTGGTAACGCCCAGTCTCTTTAGAGCCAGAATCATCGAGTGACATGCCAATACGCCAGTATTTTGACTGAGTGCGGTTAATCACAATATCACTCTCACCGGCTTCTTTGCCGGGAACCAGTTGGATATTGGTATTGACGGTTGGAATACGCTCTAAGTTCTCCAGCCCTTGCTCAATATCACGTAAATTAAGTAGCTCGCCCTTGTTAATCGGTAACGCCGTGTATAAACGTGCACGCGTGTCGCTGCCTTCGGTGTAATAGATATCACTGACCGTGCCTTTGACCACTAATAACGCTAAGGTGCCGCTGCTTAAGTCTTGCTCAGGAATCACGATTCGAGTGGTGATATAACCGTAACTAATAATGCGATTTTGTAATTCAGATAATAAGCGGTAAATACCTTTACCGCCTAAACACTGCCCTTTGGCTTGGTTAGATAACACCGATAAGGGCAAGGTAAACGGTAGCGCCTCTCGGCCACGCAGTTCAACATCATTAATCACAAAGCACGGTGACTCAGTTGGAAAGGTGATTTTACGCGCACTGGTTAACCCTGACTGTAAGCGAATATCAGGACGAACCGGTGATAAACGATTTTGTAAGGCTTTTTGTTGCTCTTGCTGATAAATTAACTGTTGGTTACTTATCGCGTTTTCCGTTTCTGTCGGTAATGGTGCGGCTAGCGTGTAAAACGGTAAGGCAACTAGGCTACAGACTCCACCTACATAACCTAGCCAACTGAATGATGTTATTGACATATTTGCACTAAATTTAACGTTGATTTATAAAAGTGCGAATTCTATTACAAAAAAAATTAAAATAAAATTATTTTACAACTATATTACAATAATAAATTTATAAGTGAAAATTTCATCATTTAGTTAATAATTAAGTTCACTATTGATTTAATTAGTGAATGTATATACATGCTTATGATATCGAGCGCACGGTTAATTGCTAGTTATTGTTTATTAGCTTGTGGTAAGTTTGATAATAATGAGCATAATATCATGATGTTAGGCTATTATTTTGGCGAGTTAGTTGAGGATTGTTCAATAATATTTAGCGATATCTAGAGAGTTTATTAATAACACACCATACAATAATCAGATTGATTGTTAGCAATCAATCTGATTATCTGTTACAGATCTCTAGTCAGAACAAACTGAGCTACCATTTGTCGCTATAACTTTTTGATACCACATAAAAGAATCTTTTTTATAACGTTTCATCGAGCCGTTGCCTTCATTATCACGATCAACATAGATCACACCATAACGTTTTTTCATTTCACCTGTTGTAAATGAAACCACATCAATGATCCCCCATGGCGTATAACCCATCACATCAACGCCATCTTGTTCAACCGCCGTTAACATGGCTTTTATATGCTTAGCTAAGTAAGAAATACGCGCAGGATCATGAATATTGAATTGCTCATCAACTTCGTCGATCGCACCAAATCCATTTTCAACAATAAATAACGGCAGTTGATAGCGTTCATACAAACGATTAAGCGTATAGCGCAAACCTTCGGGATCAATTGGCCACCCCCAATCACTGCTTTTGATATAAGGGTTTGGTACCGAATTAGGTAACGCTCCATTAACAATGTTTTCTTTATTATCATTATTAACGTCCGCTTTAACCACTGTTGACATGTAGTAACTAAAGCCAATGTAATCTACGGTACCTTGCTTTAATATTATTAAATCATCTTGAGTAATGTCTAATTGATAACCCTTGCGTTCAAATTCTTTAATCGCATAAGCAGGATAATAGCCTCTAACATGGACATCAGGAAAGAAGAAACGTTGACGCATAGCAATTTCAGCCGCCATTATATCATCGGGGTTACATGAATATGGATAGATTGGGACATGAGAAATCATACATCCAATTTGAAAATCAGGATTAATTTTTCTGCCAGCTATAACCGCTTTAGCGCTCGCAAGTAACTCATAATGGGCAACTTGATATAGTACTTGCTGAGGATCCTCACCAGCTTCAACTTTTACACCTGAATTAGTCCAAAAGAAAATAGGATTGGCGGTATCCATTTGATTATTGATCTCGTTAAATGTCATCCAGTATTTAACTTTTGCCTTATAACGTTCAAAACACGTTGTGGCAAATCGTTCAAAAAATTCAACAACTTTACGATTTTTAAACCCACCATAATGACGCGCTAAATGCAGAGGCATTTCAAAATGAGATAACGTAATTACGGGCTCAATACCATAACGAATTAGTTCATCAAATAAATTATCATAAAATAGTAATCCTTCTTCGTTTGCTACCAACTCATCACCTTTAGGATAGATCCGGCTCCAAGCAATTGATGTTCTGAAGCATTTTAGTCCTAATTCAGCTAATAATTTAATATCACTTTTATAATGATGATAAAAATCAATCGCGGTATGATTTGGATAAAATTTGCTAGGATCAATTTCCTGAGTAATTTGCCGTGGCACGCCGTGAGCGCCCGCAGTCATCACATCAACGACGCTTGGACCTTTGCCGCCCTGATCCCATCCACCTTCAAATTGATGAGCGGCAAAGGCGCCCCCCCATAAAAATTCGCTCTTCTTCATACGCTATCCTTTTATTGTTTAATAATTAATATCGTGTCCGCCATCGTGACCGAGCCCTGATCAATCGGATCGATATATTGATAATCAGTCGAATTAGT
The genomic region above belongs to Orbaceae bacterium lpD02 and contains:
- a CDS encoding filamentous hemagglutinin N-terminal domain-containing protein, producing MNKHFYRIIFNKARGIMMVVAEIVKRHQGEGRSSQKATSTASHSKVTAALKPLSFLTFVALGMVSIVTHSQASTIISDNSAAQSQRPTIIERPNGPTVVNIQEANKAGVSHNKYNQFDVSRDGVILNNSAQSSNTQLGGNIAGNSNLAHSGGAKVILNEINSANASQLNGKIEVAGQKAQVVIANAAGITCNGCGFINADRATLTTGSAIIGEDGKLVGYQVEQGNITINGEFDSREQDYTDLIARAVSINGKMHANDLTVIAGKNKVSQDLQKIEKLESNDAKPELAIDVAALGGMYANKIILMSTETGVGVYNAGKIARASTYDTFNTVSITADGKITNINSGSIGNEYNYDSGEGLNLNININGSQGIDNEGGIYGGNVTLVSQQTINNNYLISSLNNLTLQAKDVYNTSSIYADNVNVIADGKIVNTKTGFLSSISGDPEANVNFNGQKGIENEGVIYSGNIYLASQQAISNSGKLSAGNFAIARFDSLSNYSPSGINLTGSKGIVNEDDFHDIIIDGKFTNTGSIWGGYGEFNLISSQSIDNFGKIYGKNVNLVSQQAINNQGSITADNNVTLQGSSVNNAGLIDNSFGYSDLNITVDGLFNNTGRIEAKDKDINLSSSQTINNKGEISAKNINIASQQAINNSGRIKSADTMNLALTTLNNNVGGLIYSGGALNIGKSLNNQGNATGKANAVNNHSATIEAKGNVTITAKEINNINDTFKTEETFLGTQTVKDWSLDEGRTKVYTSATASEVPGIGKIKKLNVAGEGSYFDYYAFEYDKTTYETQVVNKGIQAKISSGTNLTLSADKVTNYNSILGGNRHITGTLKDEMFDYNADNKTTIVDGGKGYSMKLYNVTSKLRSSKCESFTFVGNFGDKTKTTTGCP
- a CDS encoding ShlB/FhaC/HecB family hemolysin secretion/activation protein, producing the protein MSITSFSWLGYVGGVCSLVALPFYTLAAPLPTETENAISNQQLIYQQEQQKALQNRLSPVRPDIRLQSGLTSARKITFPTESPCFVINDVELRGREALPFTLPLSVLSNQAKGQCLGGKGIYRLLSELQNRIISYGYITTRIVIPEQDLSSGTLALLVVKGTVSDIYYTEGSDTRARLYTALPINKGELLNLRDIEQGLENLERIPTVNTNIQLVPGKEAGESDIVINRTQSKYWRIGMSLDDSGSKETGRYQGGLTLYVDNPLGISDSFYVSGGHDLEGDSKYGSKNYLFSYSVPIGYWTLNTSLSNNNYHQNIAGRPDYQYSGRSRNTNVQLSRVIHRNATQKTTLSYGLNFRESHNYVEDTEIEVQQRKTTSWLLGINHRHYFNALTLYMGASYKKGVRWFGAHQAPEEHSGYATALSDIFNLNLFINMPFTVGQQRFRYNLDYQSQFTRGGALTPPERFSIGGRWTVRGFDGERSLTADNGWYVRNEVSWGTPLNNELYLGLDYGEISGENTQYQLGKKLAGSAIGLRGSVFGIAYDGFAGVPIYKPKGFKTNDVTLGFNVSWSY
- a CDS encoding 6-phospho-beta-glucosidase, which produces MKKSEFLWGGAFAAHQFEGGWDQGGKGPSVVDVMTAGAHGVPRQITQEIDPSKFYPNHTAIDFYHHYKSDIKLLAELGLKCFRTSIAWSRIYPKGDELVANEEGLLFYDNLFDELIRYGIEPVITLSHFEMPLHLARHYGGFKNRKVVEFFERFATTCFERYKAKVKYWMTFNEINNQMDTANPIFFWTNSGVKVEAGEDPQQVLYQVAHYELLASAKAVIAGRKINPDFQIGCMISHVPIYPYSCNPDDIMAAEIAMRQRFFFPDVHVRGYYPAYAIKEFERKGYQLDITQDDLIILKQGTVDYIGFSYYMSTVVKADVNNDNKENIVNGALPNSVPNPYIKSSDWGWPIDPEGLRYTLNRLYERYQLPLFIVENGFGAIDEVDEQFNIHDPARISYLAKHIKAMLTAVEQDGVDVMGYTPWGIIDVVSFTTGEMKKRYGVIYVDRDNEGNGSMKRYKKDSFMWYQKVIATNGSSVCSD